A stretch of the Pseudomonas helvetica genome encodes the following:
- the folP gene encoding dihydropteroate synthase: protein MTLVQSSTRLPCGNRVLDLAHAHVMGILNVTPDSFSDGGRFSQLDAALRHAEAMAAAGATLIDVGGESTRPGARAVSPLEELERVAPIVERIHRELDVIISVDTSTPAVMRETARLGAGLINDVRSLRRDGALDAAAATGLPVCLMHMLGEPGDMQDNPHYDDVTREVGEFLAERMASCAAVGIPAERIILDPGFGFAKNLQHNLSLFKHMEALHALGRPLLVGVSRKSMIGQALNRPVGERLHGGLALAALAVVKGARILRVHDVAETVDVVRMIAAVESAE, encoded by the coding sequence ATGACTCTTGTACAGTCCTCAACCCGGTTGCCTTGCGGTAACCGGGTTCTTGATTTGGCTCATGCGCATGTCATGGGCATCCTCAATGTCACTCCCGATTCTTTCTCCGACGGTGGTCGCTTCAGTCAGCTCGATGCTGCTCTGCGACACGCTGAGGCGATGGCGGCTGCTGGTGCGACCCTCATTGATGTAGGTGGCGAGTCGACCCGGCCTGGCGCACGGGCGGTCTCGCCGCTTGAGGAGCTGGAGCGCGTGGCGCCGATCGTCGAGCGTATTCATCGCGAACTGGACGTTATTATCTCGGTCGATACCTCGACACCTGCGGTCATGCGTGAAACTGCACGCCTGGGAGCAGGTCTGATCAACGACGTGCGTTCGCTGCGTCGAGACGGAGCGCTGGATGCAGCAGCAGCCACCGGATTGCCGGTGTGCCTGATGCATATGCTCGGTGAGCCGGGAGATATGCAGGACAACCCGCATTATGATGACGTGACGAGAGAGGTTGGTGAGTTTCTTGCCGAGCGTATGGCGTCGTGTGCTGCGGTCGGTATTCCGGCCGAACGGATCATTCTTGATCCGGGTTTCGGGTTCGCGAAAAACTTGCAGCACAATTTGAGTCTGTTCAAGCATATGGAAGCCCTGCATGCCTTGGGACGGCCCCTGTTGGTCGGGGTTTCGCGAAAGAGCATGATCGGGCAGGCATTGAATCGCCCGGTGGGAGAGCGGCTGCATGGCGGCCTGGCTCTCGCGGCGTTGGCTGTCGTCAAGGGGGCGCGCATCTTGCGGGTGCATGACGTGGCCGAAACAGTCGATGTGGTGCGGATGATCGCAGCAGTTGAGTCAGCCGAATAA
- the ftsH gene encoding ATP-dependent zinc metalloprotease FtsH gives MAKNLILWLIIAAVLVTVMNNFSSPNEPQTLNYSDFIQQVKDGKVERVAVDGYVITGKRNDGDSFKTIRPAIQDNGLIGDLVDNHVVVEGKQPEQQSIWTQLLVASFPILVIIAVFMFFMRQMQGGAGGKGGPMSFGKSKARLLSEDQVKTTLADVAGCDEAKEEVGELVEFLRDPGKFQRLGGRIPRGVLMVGPPGTGKTLLAKAIAGEAKVPFFTISGSDFVEMFVGVGASRVRDMFEQAKKHAPCIIFIDEIDAVGRHRGAGMGGGHDEREQTLNQLLVEMDGFEMNDGIIVIAATNRPDVLDPALLRPGRFDRQVVVGLPDIRGREQILKVHMRKVPMGDDVAPAVIARGTPGFSGADLANLVNEASLFAARTGKRVVEMKEFELAKDKIMMGAERKSMVMSEKEKQNTAYHEAGHAIVGRVVPEHDPVYKVSIIPRGRALGVTMFLPEEDRYSLSKRALISQICSLYGGRIAEEMTLGFDGVTTGASNDIMRASQIARNMVTKWGLSEKLGPLMYAEEEGEVFLGRGGGGQHASFSGETAKLIDSEVRSIIDQCYGTAKQILTDNRDKLDAMADALMKYETIDAEQIDDIMAGRTPREPRDWSGGTGTPPVVQEERPETPIGGPAADV, from the coding sequence ATGGCAAAGAATCTGATCCTGTGGTTGATCATCGCGGCTGTCCTCGTGACGGTGATGAACAACTTCTCCAGCCCTAACGAGCCACAGACCCTCAACTATTCCGACTTCATCCAGCAGGTCAAGGATGGCAAGGTCGAGCGCGTAGCCGTGGACGGCTATGTCATTACTGGCAAGCGCAATGATGGCGACAGCTTCAAGACCATTCGTCCGGCCATTCAGGACAACGGTCTGATCGGCGACCTGGTGGATAACCACGTAGTCGTTGAAGGCAAGCAGCCTGAACAGCAAAGCATCTGGACTCAGCTCCTGGTTGCCAGCTTCCCGATCCTGGTGATCATCGCCGTCTTCATGTTCTTCATGCGGCAGATGCAGGGCGGTGCCGGCGGCAAGGGTGGACCGATGAGCTTCGGCAAGAGCAAGGCGCGCCTGCTCTCCGAAGATCAGGTGAAAACTACCCTGGCAGACGTTGCCGGTTGCGACGAAGCCAAGGAAGAAGTGGGTGAGCTGGTCGAGTTCCTGCGTGATCCGGGCAAGTTCCAGCGCCTGGGTGGGCGTATTCCTCGCGGTGTGCTGATGGTGGGTCCACCGGGTACCGGTAAAACCCTGTTGGCCAAAGCCATTGCCGGTGAAGCCAAGGTGCCGTTTTTCACCATCTCCGGTTCCGACTTCGTCGAAATGTTCGTTGGTGTGGGTGCCAGCCGTGTTCGCGATATGTTCGAGCAGGCGAAAAAACACGCTCCGTGCATTATCTTCATCGATGAAATCGACGCTGTCGGTCGCCATCGTGGTGCGGGCATGGGCGGTGGTCACGACGAGCGTGAACAGACTCTCAACCAGTTGCTGGTAGAGATGGACGGTTTCGAAATGAATGACGGCATCATCGTCATCGCCGCAACCAACCGTCCTGACGTACTTGACCCTGCGCTGCTGCGTCCGGGCCGTTTCGACCGTCAGGTTGTCGTAGGGCTGCCGGATATTCGTGGTCGTGAGCAAATCCTGAAAGTCCACATGCGCAAAGTGCCGATGGGTGATGATGTTGCTCCGGCGGTTATCGCACGTGGTACGCCTGGTTTTTCCGGTGCCGACCTGGCCAACCTGGTGAACGAGGCTTCGCTATTTGCTGCCCGCACCGGCAAGCGCGTTGTCGAGATGAAAGAGTTCGAGCTGGCGAAAGACAAGATCATGATGGGCGCTGAGCGCAAGTCCATGGTCATGTCCGAAAAAGAAAAGCAGAACACTGCCTATCACGAAGCGGGACACGCGATCGTTGGTCGTGTGGTTCCCGAGCATGATCCGGTCTACAAGGTCTCGATCATCCCGCGCGGCCGAGCGTTGGGTGTGACGATGTTCCTGCCGGAAGAGGATCGCTACAGTCTGTCCAAGCGTGCGTTGATCAGCCAGATCTGCTCGCTGTACGGTGGCCGTATTGCTGAGGAGATGACCTTGGGCTTCGATGGCGTGACCACGGGTGCATCGAATGACATCATGCGTGCCAGCCAGATTGCACGAAACATGGTCACCAAGTGGGGTCTGTCGGAAAAACTCGGTCCTTTGATGTATGCCGAAGAAGAGGGTGAAGTGTTCCTCGGTCGCGGCGGCGGTGGTCAGCACGCCAGCTTCTCGGGCGAGACTGCCAAGCTGATCGACTCGGAAGTGCGCAGCATCATTGACCAGTGCTACGGCACGGCCAAGCAGATTTTAACGGATAACCGCGACAAGCTCGATGCCATGGCCGATGCGCTGATGAAGTACGAAACCATTGATGCCGAACAGATCGATGACATCATGGCTGGCCGCACGCCGCGTGAGCCTCGTGACTGGTCGGGTGGTACCGGTACTCCTCCTGTCGTACAGGAAGAGCGTCCGGAAACTCCCATCGGTGGCCCGGCCGCTGACGTCTAA
- the rlmE gene encoding 23S rRNA (uridine(2552)-2'-O)-methyltransferase RlmE produces MARSKTSLNWLKEHFNDPYVKMAQKDGYRSRASYKLLEIQEKDRLIRPGMTVIDLGAAPGGWSQVTSRLIGGQGRLIASDILEMDSIPDVTFIQGDFTEDAVLAQILEAVGNTQVDLVISDMAPNMSGLAAVDMPRAMFLCELALDLAGRVLRPGGDFLIKVFQGEGFDEYHKEIRKLFDKVQMRKPLSSRDRSREQYLLGRGFRGVEGSESVERF; encoded by the coding sequence GTGGCCCGTTCCAAGACTAGCCTTAACTGGCTGAAAGAGCATTTCAACGACCCGTACGTCAAAATGGCGCAAAAAGACGGGTATCGTTCGCGTGCCAGCTACAAATTGCTGGAGATCCAGGAAAAGGATCGCCTGATCCGTCCGGGCATGACCGTAATCGATCTCGGTGCAGCGCCGGGTGGCTGGTCGCAAGTGACCAGTCGTCTGATTGGTGGTCAGGGTCGTTTGATCGCCTCCGACATCCTGGAAATGGACAGCATCCCCGATGTGACCTTCATTCAGGGCGACTTTACCGAAGATGCGGTGCTGGCTCAGATCCTCGAGGCGGTCGGAAATACGCAGGTAGACCTTGTGATTTCCGATATGGCCCCCAATATGAGTGGATTGGCAGCTGTAGATATGCCTCGGGCGATGTTCCTCTGCGAGTTGGCACTGGATCTCGCCGGTCGGGTTTTACGGCCAGGTGGTGATTTTTTGATCAAGGTCTTCCAGGGTGAAGGCTTCGATGAATACCACAAGGAAATCCGCAAGCTGTTTGACAAAGTACAAATGCGCAAGCCTTTGTCTTCGCGTGACAGGTCTCGCGAGCAGTACTTGCTGGGACGCGGTTTCCGCGGTGTTGAAGGTTCCGAGAGCGTTGAGCGTTTCTAA
- a CDS encoding YhbY family RNA-binding protein, which translates to MPLTQEQKKQYKSIGHHLKPVLTVADNGLTEGVLAELERALGDHELIKIKLSILDRESRLAAIAELCKAGKADLVQVIGKMALIYRKNFSVNKQLSNVHRFK; encoded by the coding sequence ATGCCGCTCACTCAAGAGCAGAAGAAACAGTACAAGTCCATTGGCCACCATCTGAAACCAGTTTTGACTGTGGCTGACAACGGTTTGACTGAAGGTGTTTTAGCCGAACTGGAACGCGCATTGGGCGATCACGAGCTGATCAAGATCAAGCTCAGCATCCTCGATCGCGAATCGCGCCTGGCAGCCATTGCAGAACTGTGCAAGGCCGGCAAAGCGGATCTGGTGCAAGTCATCGGCAAGATGGCGCTGATTTACCGCAAGAACTTCAGCGTCAACAAGCAGTTGTCGAACGTTCATCGCTTCAAGTGA
- the greA gene encoding transcription elongation factor GreA, producing MIKYPMTVKGAKALEEEHAHLTKVVRPKLSQDIGTARELGDLKENAEYHAAREQQGMVEARIRDIEGRMQNAVIIDVTSIPHTGKVIFGTTVEIANVETDESVTYHIVGEDEADFKLGKISVSSPLARALIAKEEGDVVAVKTPGGVIEYEIVEVRHI from the coding sequence ATGATCAAATACCCAATGACCGTTAAGGGGGCGAAAGCCCTCGAAGAAGAACACGCTCACCTGACCAAGGTCGTCCGTCCGAAGCTCAGCCAGGACATCGGTACGGCTCGCGAGTTGGGTGACTTGAAGGAAAACGCCGAATACCACGCTGCTCGCGAGCAGCAGGGTATGGTCGAAGCGCGGATCCGTGATATCGAAGGCCGCATGCAGAATGCGGTGATCATCGATGTCACGAGCATTCCTCACACCGGCAAAGTGATTTTCGGTACCACCGTTGAAATCGCCAACGTCGAAACGGATGAAAGTGTCACTTACCACATCGTGGGCGAGGATGAGGCTGACTTCAAACTCGGCAAGATCTCCGTCAGTTCGCCACTTGCTCGCGCCTTGATTGCCAAGGAAGAGGGTGATGTGGTGGCGGTCAAAACGCCTGGCGGCGTTATCGAGTACGAGATTGTCGAAGTCCGCCATATCTGA